The Candidatus Binatus sp. genomic interval ACACTGAGTCAATATCGCTACGCGATCGACGCGTGGATGTGGGAGATTCCCGCCGGATGCCGCAATCCGGGCGAGGATTTTTTCGCCTGTGCGCAACGCGAATTGGGCGAAGAGGCCGGCGTCGCCGCGGCGCGCTGGGATCGCCTTGGCTCGATCGTCACGATCCCGAGTTTTTGCGACGAGCGGATCGAAGTTTATCTCGCGCGCGAACTATCCGCGGGCGTGGGCGTGCTCGATCACGACGAAGTGATTCGGGTGAGCAAAGTGCCCTTTACCGAAACATTCGAGATGATTCGCCGCGGCGACATCGTCGATGCGAAATCGATCGCCGCACTCTATCGCGCCCG includes:
- a CDS encoding NUDIX hydrolase, with product MNSKRRPILKLGVVDLGVESASLPNGVQVDLAVIRHPGAAAIVALDDDMNIATLSQYRYAIDAWMWEIPAGCRNPGEDFFACAQRELGEEAGVAAARWDRLGSIVTIPSFCDERIEVYLARELSAGVGVLDHDEVIRVSKVPFTETFEMIRRGDIVDAKSIAALYRARDFLDLERRP